TGCATATACAAGACCATTTCATTGGTTATCGTGTACAAACTGGAAGAAATAGCTagcaaatttgaatttgaatcgacctacaataaaatttatttatatgcaATAATAGCCTCCAATCCTATAATCATATGCACAGCAATGAGAACAGCAATGTACTACGTATGAGtgtttaactgtttgttttgggtttaccgCCGTGTTTTAACAGTAACggtgagcagttaacctaaccagtgttcctggattctgtagcagtacaaaactgttctccaaaagtaactgccaacttccccacacgaatcagagataggggacgaatgatttcaaacacaatgtcttttatcaaatcgtcacggagaacatacggctcacccggggatcgaactcacgaccccgcgatccgtagatccgCACGCACCCTGCCGATAATAACAACTTGCATTCTTTTATTGGAACTAGCAGTTTCACCTATATCCAATGGTAAAGTCTCGACAATTCAGGAAAAGGAGATGTTAAAAGATTACATCGTTTTATAATTGGCATGTGTCATAAAGAAATGTCAACATATTAAACTACGTTAACATGTTAGACTTGTTTTAACAAGAGAACTACATTTAAACACATTGGTATGCTGTAAGTTTTCTtctgaaaattcataaacttaAAAGTTAGTAGATGTATAACATCCGTTCTATGGGTATTTGGATTTTGATCACATACATCATGGAATCATGTCACAAATCTAACATTAAAAGTACTGACTTTTAAGAATTGATTGTCTCAGTCAGTATACGGTATTGACCGtgaaaacaacaacacaacaatGTGATTTTACTGACTTTCTTTCAATCTACAAATAATAAGAATGcaatctaattaaaaaaaaataacaagcaCTAAATAAACGTCGTAAAAATGATctggaataaatatttaaaaatttgaaattcacaTATTAGAAAAGTTGTTAAGTGTCGTCagcttttttcttaaatttttactTCGTTTGATCacacaaaataatgataattCTTTGAAGATGATAAAGTTTCTCTGGTTTCACACTTTTAATTCCTAGTAAGCTATCAGACAAACACTATTCTGTTTGAATTGTTATCAAATTTCCTTTACAGAATGACCTGCCTAGACTATATTACGATTCAAGCTGTTCAGTTACTTAATAACCTTTATCAAGTGTTTATGTGATTACCGTTTTCGCTGTAAGTAAAATTCCTCCTATACAAGAAAACATACTTTAATATATAGGCCTATCagttgattttatcattttatagtGTGACTGTACCGTCGATATAATTACATTTATGCACgctgcaaataaaattgaaaatgttgttgtttgcTTTAAAGTTACACGGGCTCAGGTTCAGATCATGATGCAGTTTTCTAGCTTTTAATGTTGGAGAAAACCCTCAGGCATTGTTTCATGAACGGGCGAGAACCTGAGTAAAACTGTAGACCTTCCAACGTAAGACTGCAACTGGATGACTAAGCCTCGAACCCATAAAAGTGAGGGACAAAAATCCAGTACAAAAGACATGAACCAACCGGCCTTTAACATTTGaggaatatttaaaaatatatcattttaatggaGCGAGTtgtattaattttcctttttgaTAATATCTGCCTTTGAgtatttaattctttttaataacTGTTGTTGATTTACAACTCAGATGTTATAGGTTGTTGACATACGGAAACCGGATCCTTTTTCATTTATTATCCGCATGCAAATACAGTTTGAAATGTCAAGTATTTCTAGTActtataaaaaaatgcattatgaaataacaaaattgttGTTTATAATTTTACGTCTACCAAACACTTTCCGTgcccgagtagttaaggtcgctgacttcaaatcacttgcccctcacctatgtgagttcgagcctcactcggggcgttgaattcttcatgtgaggaagacatccagctggcttaaggaatgtcggtggttctactcaggtgcccgctcgtgataaaacaatgcacggaggggcacctggagtcatcaaagctgaaaagtcgccatatgatctaatattgtgtcggtgcgacggtAAACCCGACAAAAACCAAACAATTTCTCGTCATGATAATATGCCTTTCTAGCTTTGAATTACACGCGAAGCTTCAGGTCGAGTCCTGTCATATAAGGCTTCTCTCTGGCTGTTTTACGATATGGCTGATGAAGTCGTTGAGATTCTTTGATGGAATTATTTGCACCTGGATGTAGCAAAAATATATTGAGGAGAAATTTATAAATAACGATATCTGTACATCTGCAAAGATGTCCATGACAGTCGTTATTTGATAGCTCGGTTGCGCGCATGAGCTCGGTTGCGCAATTGTTATACGTGCTTACAACGCCTTACAAACCTTCTGTTTGCTCTAACACTATCCAAGTATTGTTACTTCGGCTTTATTTGCAAGTGACACAGGAAGAATTATTTTGTGCTACGGTTTGTTTACGGACTTGCATATATGTTGAGAGACACATTAAAATTGTTCTTTTATCACTTTCTGCTACCCTCTTTTGGATCTTCCACAAGGTTATTTACCATGTAGACACATTCTGTTGCCCCCTTTTGGATCTTTCCAAGAGTAGTACATCTGGCTTGCGGCATACGTTTTTTGCCCAGTGAGAATTTGATTGCGTCTTGAAGGTGTAGATACATTGAAGGTTTACCCCTGGCATTACTTCGGTCCTGTCAGTTGATATTCAACATTCGGTAGGATTTCTGGCGTGTAGTGACGTGAGCTGAACGTTTCCTTTTCCCATCTGTTCAATATCTTACGATTACTGCTGAATCATCGGACAGCATCACAGAGAAAACCATACTGAACAGTGTTCATGGAGTTCATTTAATGTTCAAAGATAATAATCTAAAAGTTCGCACTAAGCCACTCTAGGAGGTGttggggtgttgcatatttcattactctCAAAATTAGTATAAATCAAGTCGAGTCTGCTATCaattttgcttggttacgttctatACTACCTTTTATAGACTATCACAACAATAGTCTTCAAGTACTCTATGACGGCTGTAAAAATCTTCCCATACTTGGACTCAGTACTGAGATACTTTtctgtcctttgggatcatggagtccattcaatgtttatTGATGATAAGAGTTTTGCTTGTCCTGGAAATGGCGCGAGAGATACTACATATTCTATAACCACTCATGCATAGAAAAAGTAGAACACCACATATCGCCAAGAAAAGTAATTACTGAAAATGCAGCAcgctcagtttgactgagtctgttcaaaccgagtctgctattattttatcTAGGCTTTAAAAAGGTattcttaaaaatgttatttgtgttaGAACGCTGCCTATTTTACGCAGTCTTTGTGTTGGAAGTTGGGAGATATTTCACCAAGGTCAAGGGCATGACCGTCGAAATACTGGTTGATAACGTAAATCAATTCCTCATGACATCATGAATCTAATTCACGACTTACCTGGTCGAGAAAAATGAGTGTACAAATTATTGTACTTTCCCTTATGTTTCTATTGGGGTTTacagacaacaacaacaattcaAAGTGCAAAATCCGAATGTATTTCTGATAGGAGGCTATTTTCCATGTGCAAGAATAGGTAAATTGGTAGCAGTATAACGAGGAtctttccttgttttagatagtTCTGGAAATTAGCAAATTTCTCACTCTCAGCATATTATTTTCAAAGCCAGATGCGtttgcatgttacgttctttaaccttcttgtagattttaataaCTATGACAACAgtaatctttaagtgccatgAGACGGGCGTAAAACATTTCCCATGTCCTGTGGGATCATGCAATCTTTTCAATATCTATGTAAGAGAATTCGGTTTCAGACGGTCCGTGTTGGGGGAGTGGGTGGGGGGATGCttggggcgtgaggggtgttacaTTTTTTCATAGCCTCTCATGAACGGAAATATTTCTACGGTTGCTTCCAAAGCATCTTCTAACGGATAGGTTAGAATTGCATATTTTCTTTTCCGatatttttaattgtgttttggaGGGTGTGTATTACGTTTTAGGAGCAAAATTGAATTTTGTTTGTAAATGAGGTGAATCTTGTGGTTTTATTAGAGTAGGTATAGTATTTCATCGTTGTTCTCGTCAAACCAATCATGACGCAATCTTGTTGTTGGGCAGACAATTCCAGAGACTACGAGAGAACCGTATATTAAAATACCATCAAGTTAAAATAATTATCTGTGTGTCTGAAAATTAGGTAAGCCAGTTTGTTTCACTTTGCCTACCAAAAGTCCACCATGCTCCTTTGCTGAACCTCTTGGACATTTCGTCGAAATTGTAAGTTGAAAATGATGTATCTGCTTGTCCAGATACATTAGCATGGACGTGCCGAAGAAGGCGATGCTTCAATGTCTAGTCCAAAATTCAGACTAAGGACGTCAGCACTCTGTTCCTAACTGCTTAGTTACTCAGGGTGCTGCCGAGATCCACTGTTGCTTTGATTAATGGAAGACTACCAAAGTCATTAACTGACAAGTTAGAAAGCGGACTCCGCCAATTGGCTGTAGCTGTTAACCTATATAAAATCGcagtaaaatgattttcaacacCGATTGTTCATGATGCGACCtgtcaaatgtttttgaatgaatatGATTGCTATGATTAAAAAccataaatatctttttatttgttttatgtttgtttggaCCTTGACATGCCTTCTAACGAAATCTTACTGTAAATGGATATATGGTAGTCTCTGATAAAGAGGCCTTGTCCTCTACAAAATAGCCATGTCCAATGTTAACAAGTAACAACTGGAAAATTTTAAGGTTGACCATCGCCGTCTTTGTCAAGGGTAAAGtaagtacatttttattataaagGTATGGTTTTCGCCATTCTTGCTACTTTTTTAACAtaaactcttttttttaaattacaccTATGACTGAAACAAGTTTATGGTTATTCTTACTAAAAaacctgaaatattttattaagatGAAACAATAACTGGAAGCATAACAAAAACTTCTTCTTAAGTAACATTGTCATGCATGGCCTCAAAATTGTGCACTGATTTTATCCAACGTCAGTCAGTAAACCCATAAGCATCATGATGAAAACATGTCTTAGATATTTGAGAAAATATAGAACGAAACAACCAATTGTTTCAGGTGCTTAAAAATTTAGAGTATgtacatatttactgaaaattcaATTTGTCTATCTATATAAAGACGTTTTTTGTTATTCAGCACTACCCATTGACACATGGGATTGGTCGCAACATAATACTAAACCTTTGAAGAATGTTTTCTATTAATATATGCACGGAATTAAGAGAGGGACTTaatgttttacagtaaaaacaaAAGATATTTCGGTAACCTATtagaattaaacaaaatatggTTTCACATAATACTATTATCTAAAAATTATGACAATTGAGTGTTGCCTTGTCAAGCAGTATAAGACGATAGGGAGTATGGGTCTTATCATATATACAATGTAACTTTTACTGGCCACACCTAATATTTTCCTCCTTGCTTGCATTTTGATTTCCGGCTTCTCCTATTACCATAAACTTCGTTCGTGGAAAGCAATATATCGTAGCTCCCAATCACATCAACTCTTTCAAGTCTTCTTAAACATATAACATATCAGATCAAAGATAGTAAGATCTTATTTATTGCACACGTTGTTATCATTAAATACTCTGTCATCGtagaaaaacaatttatgtacacttaacaattttttgaaataatataatgatatattcTAAGTTAATAAAGTGCTAGTTTGCTTGTTTCTTCCTAATGGTGGGATAAACAGGGTGACCAAGTGGGCTTCAGACTGATAAAAAAATCCTAGATGTTTTTATTGTCACCTACAGCATTTTAAAATTATGTGGATTACTTTTGTTAATGATAATATCAACTGTGGCAGTGTCAATGTATAATTTAAAGTAGACTTTTTATACTATGACATGTATTCCGAATCTTAGAGACTAAAATAAATCTTCAAAAAACAGCAATCACATATCGGATTAAGAAGCTGTCAGAAATATATCCGGTTTAAGTTGTGTAGAGGTTCTGTGGTGTGGAATAAAGAAAGAAAACTATTTCTTTGCGAACGAAGTACCAGCAGGACAATATGCATCTAGTTTTATCTAATTAATAAACATCTTCatcataaatgtaaatatttagagGCTAATTGTTCTAAAAGGAATCGCATCAACAGGAATTTACGACTGAACTAGAAACAAGTATTTACAAACAATAATCATTTTCAGTATGTATTGAAATAGAATACAAGTAAGACCTTTTTATATTGAACATACAACGCATGACAGCTCTCTTCCGTTAACATATGGTGGACAAGGAAGGGCACCACACCGACTTTCAACGAAATACAATAAGTGATCGTTGTGATTGCCTTCTCCGTGTGGTACGAAATCTGGTTTTGCGTCAACACAAAGGAAGTCCCCGTTAGATGCGTAGTTGTGGTACGCGGACATCAAATAGCCTTTGTATTCCAATGTCCAGCCAGGATAACAGTCTGCTCGCCCTGGAATCATTAAGACACTCCTTGTAGTTTTACATACAGCACACGGGACATCTTCGTTAATAGTTGTATATCCAAACATCGTCATTGATTCAgcatttaaattttcatattcagtGCCATATAAATGTCCACGCCACTGGTCAACAGAGTCTATGTACTTCTCAAAGGTTGGATGCTCCGGTAAACAGAGATTGTTTGAGCCTCCTCCTGGTTGATTATACTGGCTTCCAGCGGTATATCCTAAAACATACGCCTTTAGTGTTTTaatcataatgtatatatttagcgTAACGATAATACCCCCTTTTTACAAACAGAAATGATGACTTGCATGTCACAGGATGAAAGCAacgtttatatatataaagacatTTTTATTAGTTTCTAGAGTTAAATCAAGGGTAATAGTATCTGACTGTTATTTTCTTGTTGAACACATATTAGTCGTtagaattttgattaaaattcatcATTTTTTCTAGGCATTTATCTTAGTAAGTACTGTTTCTGAACAcacattcaaaagtatgacctacAACTTGCATTATATTAAAGGGTTATAGAtctttaatgattattttatgatGGTATATAAAATGTATCGTCTGTATGTTAAGTAACCAAATATTCAGCTGTTGTTGTGGACGTTCCGTAGTACTTTTAgtaaaattgaccaaaaaattaaacagttttgtgAAATAAGACTATAAAGCGGGGCGCGGGCAAAAGGCAAAATTTTAGAACTGAAATGTCGGGCTGGCGTGGCGAAAACTCGACGTTAACAGAAAGCAGATAAGCAAGCACCTTTTCGCTTCGCACCTCCTCCATTATGTCTATTAAATCTCTCTTTTTGTCCCGCGACCCCGTTCATTAGCATGTTTTAGTCGCGTGCTCAGATAAGCTTAAAGCCTCTTACATGTGTTCAGGTGTAGTTGACGatgtattttatgcttaatgCTCTTTTGGATCTCAAATGTTTAACTGTATCCCTTTAACTAATATAGCTCATTGGCTGACCTATCTTAAACCAGATGTGTGTCAACAGGACACAGATGCACCCCCTCTCCTATCGCTGTATATGGTTTCATGATTAAAAGtgaaatatttcttaagatatttgcaacacgaacttttaagaactttctgtGTATTTTCTTCACACATTGAACGACCATAACTCTAGCCTAGctaagtgaaatcccaaacagcaCCAGGTGCACATCTTCGCATGATATAataaacaatcctctaatgttctATGAC
The sequence above is a segment of the Mercenaria mercenaria strain notata chromosome 3, MADL_Memer_1, whole genome shotgun sequence genome. Coding sequences within it:
- the LOC123523373 gene encoding uncharacterized protein LOC123523373 codes for the protein MSPLILLLIVFRLVYGVEKKLILHDETDITREILQLKSDVSTLKSENADLRKIVGNFNSLNQHSAGHHFIRWGRSECPGNGSEIIYRGYTAGSQYNQPGGGSNNLCLPEHPTFEKYIDSVDQWRGHLYGTEYENLNAESMTMFGYTTINEDVPCAVCKTTRSVLMIPGRADCYPGWTLEYKGYLMSAYHNYASNGDFLCVDAKPDFVPHGEGNHNDHLLYFVESRCGALPCPPYVNGRELSCVVCSI